In one window of Pseudomonadales bacterium DNA:
- a CDS encoding response regulator, which produces MADNFENLKVMVIDDSKTIRRTAETLLKKVGCEVITAVDGFDALAKIADSRPNIIFVDIMMPRLDGYQTCALIKNNSEFKSTPVIMLSSKDGLFDKAKGRIVGSDQYLTKPFSKSELMDAIDAFV; this is translated from the coding sequence ATGGCAGACAATTTCGAAAATTTAAAAGTGATGGTGATTGACGATAGTAAGACAATTCGTCGAACAGCTGAGACCTTGCTAAAAAAAGTAGGCTGCGAGGTTATTACCGCTGTTGATGGCTTTGATGCGCTGGCAAAAATCGCAGACTCTCGTCCCAATATCATTTTTGTCGATATTATGATGCCGCGTTTAGATGGTTACCAAACCTGTGCATTGATTAAGAATAATAGTGAGTTCAAATCAACGCCGGTTATTATGCTGTCGAGTAAAGATGGGCTGTTCGATAAAGCCAAGGGCAGAATTGTTGGTTCGGATCAGTACTTAACCAAGCCTTTTAGCAAGTCCGAGTTGATGGATGCGATCGATGCATTTGTATGA
- the gshB gene encoding glutathione synthase → MITLAIVMDPIEQISFQKDSSLAMLWAAKAKGWQLKYILPHNLYITDGQAMCIYQDLQVFEDPEHYFELGEPEHCELAAMNVILMRKDPPFDNEFIYNTYILELAEQQGSLVVNKPQSLRDCNEKVFATLFPQCCPAVTVSANASILRAFHQRHGDVIFKPLDGMGGAQIFRLKPDDPNVSVIIETLTQFGQQTIMAQQFIPEIIHGDKRILMINGKPAPYALARIPAAGETRG, encoded by the coding sequence ATGATTACGCTTGCAATCGTGATGGACCCCATCGAGCAGATTAGCTTTCAAAAAGACAGCTCGCTCGCCATGCTTTGGGCGGCCAAGGCTAAAGGCTGGCAGTTGAAATACATCTTGCCGCACAATCTATACATTACTGACGGCCAAGCGATGTGCATATACCAAGATCTGCAGGTATTTGAGGACCCCGAGCATTATTTTGAGCTCGGCGAACCTGAGCACTGCGAGCTTGCCGCCATGAATGTGATCTTGATGCGCAAAGATCCGCCCTTCGACAACGAGTTTATTTATAACACTTATATTCTCGAGCTTGCCGAACAACAGGGCAGCCTGGTGGTAAACAAGCCGCAAAGCCTTCGTGACTGTAATGAGAAAGTGTTTGCCACACTGTTTCCACAATGCTGCCCGGCGGTAACCGTTAGCGCTAATGCCAGCATATTGCGAGCCTTTCATCAGCGCCATGGTGACGTTATTTTTAAACCGCTGGACGGCATGGGTGGCGCGCAAATTTTTCGTTTAAAACCCGATGACCCGAACGTAAGCGTCATTATCGAAACCCTCACCCAATTTGGGCAGCAAACCATTATGGCGCAGCAGTTTATCCCAGAAATAATTCACGGCGATAAGCGTATTCTAATGATTAACGGCAAACCAGCGCCCTATGCCTTGGCCAGAATTCCTGCTGCCGGGGAAACACGTGG